One Phocaeicola dorei genomic region harbors:
- a CDS encoding NVEALA domain-containing protein has translation MKRTLKMALIASLAVGGSYVLYGSRNKEELSDLALSNVEALTLGTKDCMYQRNSRCYELVVGPPGEPVIIETSKEANWVNRYTIPE, from the coding sequence ATGAAAAGAACACTTAAAATGGCATTGATTGCCTCATTGGCAGTTGGTGGAAGTTATGTTTTGTATGGTTCTCGAAACAAAGAAGAATTGTCCGATTTAGCTTTGTCAAATGTGGAGGCCTTGACTTTAGGTACGAAGGATTGTATGTATCAACGTAATTCACGTTGTTATGAACTCGTTGTAGGTCCTCCGGGCGAACCTGTTATTATTGAGACAAGTAAGGAAGCAAATTGGGTAAATCGATATACCATTCCTGAGTAA